The sequence AGGACGAGCCCTGGGGACCGGACACGATCGCCAACACCTACTCGACGACGAAGGGCATGACCGCGCTGATCGCCCATCGGCTCGTCGAGCAGGGAAAGATCGACCTCGACGCGCCGGTCGCCGAGTACTGGCCCGAGTTCGCGGCGGAGGGCAAGCAGGACGTGCCGGTCCGTTGGCTGCTCAGCCATCAGGTGGGCCTCCCGGCGGTCCGCGAGACGCTTCCGCCCGACACGCTCTACGACTTCGGCGCGATGGCCGACGCCCTCGCGCGGACCGCGCCCTGGTGGACCCCCGGCTCGAAGCACGGCTACCACCCCGTCACCTACGGCTTCCTCGTCGGCGAAGTGATCCGACGCGTCTCCGGCAAGAGCGTCGGCACGCTCTTCCGCGAAGACGTCGCGGAGCCTCTCGACGCGGACTTCCACATCGGCCTCCCGGCGAGCGAGCACGGACGCGTCTCCGACATGATCGGCAGCCTCGCCCCGCCGAAGGAAGGGGCGAAGACCGACAGCGGTCGCCCCGCCGTTCGTCTCAAGGGACCGCTCGCCGACTTCATGCGCGACATGGCCGACCCGACGACGATGGTCGGCGCCGCCTTCAACAATCCGCACATCAAGGCGGGCGCCCACAACACGCCGGAGTGGCGCGAGGCGGAGATCCCCGCCGCCAACGGCCACGGCAACGCCCGCGCCCTCGCGAAGATCTACGGCGCCCTCGCCCGCGGCGGCGAGCTGGACGGCGTTCGCCTGCTCGAGCCGGACTCGATCACCCGCGCGCGAACCGAGCAGGTCTCGGGCCCCGACGCGACGCTGGGCCAGATGCCCATGCGCTACGGGCTCGGCTTCATGCTGCGCAGCGACTTCATGCCGTTCTCGCCGAGCGAGAGCGCCTTCGGTCATCCCGGCGCCGGCGGCTCGATCGGCATGGCCGACCCCGACGCGAAGGTCGGCTTCGGCTTCGTCATGAATCGCATGAGCCAGGGACTCGTCGGCGGGCCGACGGGCTTCGCCGTGCTCCAGGCCTTCTTCAAGGCGCTCTGACCCGCGCCGACACCCGACCGCGAGGAGCATCGCATGTCCGAGAGCACCGACCCGAACGATCGACTCGCGAGTGGCCGGGCCTGGGCCGAATTCTGCGACGCCCTGAAGGCGGCGGGGGACCTGGTCCTCGAGAACGCCCCGGACGACGACTTCGATCGGGCCGAGGGCTACCGACACCTCGCGCGGCTCACGGCCCACTTCCTTCGCAATCAGCTCGACGAGTCCGATCCTGCGAAGGCGGTCGTCTCGACGACGAGCC is a genomic window of bacterium containing:
- a CDS encoding beta-lactamase family protein translates to MSDSPPVPIAGHCDPRFASVREVFEKKVAESEVGASIAFMLDGELVVDLWGGYTSRDQDEPWGPDTIANTYSTTKGMTALIAHRLVEQGKIDLDAPVAEYWPEFAAEGKQDVPVRWLLSHQVGLPAVRETLPPDTLYDFGAMADALARTAPWWTPGSKHGYHPVTYGFLVGEVIRRVSGKSVGTLFREDVAEPLDADFHIGLPASEHGRVSDMIGSLAPPKEGAKTDSGRPAVRLKGPLADFMRDMADPTTMVGAAFNNPHIKAGAHNTPEWREAEIPAANGHGNARALAKIYGALARGGELDGVRLLEPDSITRARTEQVSGPDATLGQMPMRYGLGFMLRSDFMPFSPSESAFGHPGAGGSIGMADPDAKVGFGFVMNRMSQGLVGGPTGFAVLQAFFKAL